A window of Afipia carboxidovorans OM5 genomic DNA:
ATACGCCGAATAACAGAAGCGTCCGTGGCTTTTCAGAAATCCCGACACTAGCCAAGAACGACTGGGACGAAGTATCGCGTCGGCGCGGTGACTACAGCATCTACCTGAAGAAATGGGTGCGCTTGTCGAGCTGCCCCTATTGTTCGGGCGCACTGACAGGCGCGGACGGTAAGAAGACATCGACGATCGGCCTGCGACGTTTCCGCGAAGGGCCGCCGCCGGAAGAACGTCTTGCGCACTGCTGCTTCAACCGGGAATGCGCTTGGAACCGGCGGCACAGCGCGATCGACGCGCCTCATCCGCTTTCAATTCACATTATGGATTCCGACATCTACGCTTATGCGCCTGCCGTCCTGTTAGGCACGGTCGATAAGCTGGCATTGATAGGCCAGAGCGCGAGGACGCTCATCCGCGTGCTGGGCATGTTCGGCTTTGCGGCGTGGCAGCATCGTGACTCCGGACGGCTCGTCTCGCCGTGGCAACGCGATCAATTTCAGCGCGGGCCTGATGCGTCCGGTTGCCAGGGCGTGTTTCCATTTTATGCCGATGGCAAAAAGCTCTTCTTCGATCCGTATCCGGTCTTGGAAATCCAAGACGAAGCCCACTTGTTGGATGAATCTCTTGGTACGTTCTCGGGATTGTTCGAGACGACCTTTCTTCATGCGCTGAGAACGCTTTCGCCGTTGCTGGCAGATCAAGTCGTTAAAGAAAATGGCGTTGCGCGCCCGCCAAGAATTGTGGCTGCCTCGGCCACGGTTTCGGACCCTGCGCGTCAGATTGATCAAATCTATCAGCGGCAGGTCGTTCTGTTCCCTCAACCCGGGCCAGACTTGTACGAGAGTTTCTACGCGCGGCTACGCGAACCGAGCAGCGGCGACGCGGCGCGGGATGCCAGTGATAATGCGGAGCATCGAACGCCAACGCGCCGCCGGTATGTGTCGCTTATGACCAATGGGCGCACGCACACCGCGGCTACCGTGGCGATCCTATCGGCCTTCCATCTTACGATTACGCAAGTGCTCAAAGCGCTGCTTGAGGGAGATGATGCCGCACGCTGGAACGTGCGTGAAGCGCTCGCTGCGGCTTTGCCATCCGATATCTTTAGGGACGGCCACCGTGCCGCGCTGCTCGACCGTACCGTGGGCCATTCGGAAATCGCTTACGCAGTCGACCTTGATCGCATCGCGCTTCTTTATGTGACGAACAAAAAGGGCGGCGACAATGTGAAAGCGGCGCTCCAGGACGTCATCCGCCGTGATCATAAGCTTGCGGGAATTGACGACATTCCAGGGGTCCGCACTGCTTTGATCACCGGCGCTATCGATGCCGGGTTGATAAATGCCATTGTTGCGGAGGCCGGCCAGAAACCGAAGGTGGGATCGCCGTTCAAGCCTGAGGTTCTCAAGCATTCGCTTCGCGGCGTGATCGCAACATCGGCAATCTCTCATGGCGTCGACGTCGATGAGTTCAATATGATGTTCTTTGCCGGCCAGCCGTCCGACATCGCCGAATATATCCAGGCCTCATCGCGGGTGGGGCGAACGCATGTTGGCACGAGCATTCTGATTCCGACCCCGCAGCAACGCCGTGACCGGTACATTGTTGAAATTCACGACATCTTCCATCGTTTCCTGGAGCGAATGATTGATGCGGCGCCCGTGGAGCGTTGGGCGGAGAACGCGATCACCCGAACGCTTGCGTCGTTCCTGCAATTGAAGATTTGCGGCGTTGATTATATCCGCGATATGAGCCGCGCCCGGACGAACACGGACAAGGCGGCGCTGGCCGAGCCCGATAACGTCGGCGAGATTGGCGAGCGATCACGAACCGACCACATCAACCTCCTTGATGAGCTCTGTAAGTTTGTTGTGGATGGTATCGGTCTAGAGCACGGCACTTCGCCGCTTAACAAGGACTTCTATCGGCAGCGCATCAATCAGCTCTTTCATGACGCGACGACGGCGATGGAGCAGTCCAATTGGAGAACGGAGAATCTCGACAGCTTCTTTAAGCAGCCGGGAGCGCCTCTCAACCGGCCGATGACGAGCCTGCGCGATGTCAACGAAGCAGGATCGATCGAGGGAGGCTTCGGGACCGGCTCAGACAGCATCCGCAGAAGCGATCTTGGGCGCGTCATGTCGGCCCTGATGCGAGGCAACAACAGCTGGACGGCCGGGGAGACGGGGGAATGAGGACTTATGGCTAGACCACCCGCCGATACGGCCCGCGAAGCGGATGCGAAGGGCCCGTCCATGAGCCGATCGCAGGCGCAGATCGCCATGAGTTACGCGCCAGGGCAGCATTTTACGTTTGAGGGGGCTGCGGGCGCTTGTCAGGCCATGCCGTCTCCGAATGCGACGCCTGCGCGTCCAGAACAAACGACAAAAGTTCAAATCGAAATGCGCATCGACGAGGTTGCGCGTGCCTGGTTTGATAAGGCGATGGCCTGTCGGCAAAGCGAGGCCAATGTTCCGGCGCCGTTACCGGAATTTTGCGTGGACGTTTCGCTTTTGGATACGTCACGCACGCAATACAGCTTTAGGCCGACGGCGTTCGTCTATTTGAAGCCCGACCGGATGGGTTACCTCCCGCGCCCGACAACGCTCATATGCAGCGAGTGCGGTTTGATCGAGGCGACGGCAAATCCAAAGCAGATGGGACAGCGCCTCTCGGAACTGAGCGAGGAATGCCCGCATCCGAAGCGTCCTAACGATCCGTCGAACTGCTCGTGGGGTCAGCTCGACGTCATCTTCGCTCACTGGTCCGGCTCGTGGAAGCCGGCAAGTCCCAACATGACAGTCTACGATCAGGCGACCCGTCGCCCGATCAAGCGATTTGCGGTTTGTGGCAAATGCGGAAGCCGTCAGTTCGTCCTCAACAAGGATCAGGTGGCGCTTTCGAATTGGTCCTTCTCTTGCGCGAACTGCGGGACAAAAAATCCCGATCCATGGGTTGAGAAGTGCGACGAGACGCTTGGACGGATCGCATCGTCGATCGGGCCCGGCGGAAATATCGTCGGCGAAGCGTCCATGGAGAAGATCAATTACGCTGCGTCTTCGGCTTATTTTGTAAAATCCGATACGTTTATCACGTTTCCCGAAGGGTCAGGGATCGAAGCGCTGGAGCCGGGTCAGGCGCGACTGCTCGCGGGTGTGATTGAAAGGCTTGTCGGACTGGAGGGACCGGCGCTGGACGACGCCGAGGTGGCGGCGCAGCTGTTGGCGAAAGAGCGTAAAGCAGAAGCCAAGGAGTTCGACGAACTCCTGCAAGGCTTGAAGCTGGCCACCGACAACAATAACCAGGTGGTGGCGGACTTCATGATGAAGATGAGAACCGAGCGGCTTGCCAACTGGCAGCAAGCTGGATGGCTCCAGCGCAACGCCGCGTTACCGCTTGCTATAACGATGAAGCTTCAACAGCGGCACGAGTGGACGGGAAAGTACGATCCGTTCCGGCTTCTGGTCGAACATTCGGCGCTGACGAAGACGAAGCTTCGCGGAGAAATCGTCGGTGGCAGGGCCAGCTATGTCGACTTCTCCAATCCAGACGAGTGGCTTGTGCCGCCGAACTCGCCGCAACGCGCAACGATGGTTCAGAACGCGGAAGAGGCCATGCGCTTTCTGGGAGTCCGGCGCGCGGGTCTGATCAGCAAGTTCGATCTGTGCAAGTTCAGCTATGGATACTCACGCGTGGGAAACACGCCAAAAATACTCAAGCACGGTCGCATGATGCCGGTCCGTTTGAATCTCTTCCCAAAAGTGCAGACCGCGCAAGAGTCGCGCCATCCGGTCTATGTGCTCGAGCAATCGAACGAAGCGTTCTATTTCCAACTTGACGAGAATCTTGTGCGGGCGTGGCTGATGCAGCCGGAATTGGGATGCGCCGATGCAAGTTTGCTGAGTGATTACCCCAACAATTTCGCGGCGGCTTTGCTGAGTTCAGCAGAAATCATGTCAGGCTATCTCGAAGAGCATGATCGCAAGTCAAACCCGACAATCTATAAAATGACTTATGCGTTGCTGCATTCTTACTCGCATTACATCATGCAGGGGATACAGCAGTTTTCGGGTCTCGATTTGGGTTCGATCGGTGAATATCTATTTCCAACAGATCTTGGATTTGTCGTCTATCGCAACGGGATGACGCTCGATCTTGGCGATCTCTCCGCGTTGTGGCGCAACCACCACGAGGCGTTTCTTTCCTATCTCCGCAACTTTCCGACATCACTGGGCTGCAACCTCGGCAATCTGTGCATGACAAAGGGCGGGGCCTGTCCAGACTGCATTATGATTCCGGAAGTAATCTGCTTGACGGCCAATAAATATCTCAGCCGCTCAACCCTTATTGGTCGAGGCCGACCCGATTTCATCGTCGGAGAGGAACGCATTAAAGGATACCTCCAACTCGCGCTTGAAAATGCCAGAGCTGCTCAATGATCGTCGTTTCGATGCGCTGATCGGCGAGCTTTATCCGCTCGCCACACAGGCCGCGCGGATCATCGCACATTTAGCCGACAGTACGGATGCGATCGGCCGCTCGGATCGTGATCTAGCAGCTCGGTTGGGAGGCGTTTCTGCTGAGCACGTTGCCATCGTTCGTCGTGCGCTGATCGAGAATGGCCTTGCCACACGGTCGAGCTTTGCCACCCGGCTGCACTCAGAGCCTTCTGAGCTTGTTGCATTGGCCGAGCACCTCCAAGGCGTGGCCGCCTACCTTCGGGTCCATAAAGACCGGGACGAGGTCCGGTTGGTGCTCACGGAGCCCGGCTTGAAGAGTGCGCTTCGCCGGGCCATCGATGACGCGCAAGCGCTCCCGCCGATTGTCTTCCAGACGACCGATGCGTTTTTCAACTTGGCGCGCGGTGCCAGGCAGGAGTTAGTTATCCTCTCCCCGTTTTTGGACCCTCAAGGAGTGGCCCTGTTGCTGGAGCTATTCTCGCTTTGCCGGCCCGGGGTGCGCCGCGTGCTGATTTCAAGGCCCTTGGCAGAATCGCAATGTGGGGACGCGTTCAAACCACGCGCTGCCGATTTCCGGCGCTTGAATGTATCAGTGATCGAATATGCGTTGCCTTCATCGCTGCCGTCCGGTCGTGAGACGTTCCACGCGAAAGTCGTGCTGATTGATGATTCGGAATTCTACGTCGGATCGAGCAATTTTATGGGTTCGGCGCTCGAACGGTCATTTGAGTGTGGCGTGTTCATCCGAGGCGAGACAGCAAGGCAAATGCGCTCGGTTCTCCTCGCCGTTCGCGCGGTAGGAGTTCCGGTTCTCGATTATTAATGACGGCGTTGACGGCGCCGAACAACCCACTCGAATCCGGAGCTGCGCTCCATCGCAGGCAGCATTTAGATCGGACGCCGTCAATCTCGAGATGGGCATTCGCGAACCGGACCGGAGTTCGCATCTTGTCTTCAAAAGGCGAAGAAATGAAAACGCCGATTTCCGTGGAAGCCCACTTACGGGGGTCCCGACGTGGGCAACCGTCCGACCTTGGCGAAGAACAGGGTAATGACGGCTGCCGGTAAATCTGCGTCTACGAGGTGCTTGGGCGCCGACAGCTTGATCCGTGGTGGTCTGCGGGGCCTTCTCGGTCGGCTTTACTTGTATGAGACACTTCGGAAGATCGTTCTGGGCTACGAGAGGTCGTTCACGAGTGCGTGCCGGCTCGCTCTCAAGCAAGAAAATCCCAACTAAGCCGATCCGCCTGAGATTTCTCCGCGCGAAAGCCCTCCTGCTCACACCAGCAGCGGAACGTGTTCTGGCCTATCGCCCCGATGCTCCGCTTCGCCAAGACCGCCTCCCTTGATTCAAAATGTCCTAATCTTGCTTGTCTTGCTCGCCGTGGCGCCTTAACGGCTGACCGACACCCTTTCGGAACATCATCAGGGCCCCCTTGGCTTTAGCGTTTTACGAACCGCATCGTGCTGAGAGGTCTCTTGAAGAAAGCGATGGAATCCGGCGCCCCAGATCGCGGCCGTTTTGTCGGATGAGACGAGCCAGTCGCCGACCTTCGTCGGTGGCGGCACCCCGCCGCCGCCGATGTGGATACGAAGGGCATGGAACATCTCGATCGATTTACGATCAGGATCGGCATGCGGGTCAAAGCCACCATCCCACCAATCAACAAATAGCAAAGGTGCGGGCTGCGCCCTCGACCGAGCCTCCGCGAGCAATGTATTTAAGTGAAGGTCTCCGAGGCCTGCCCCGACCACATAGATCACGTCCGCTTCCATGACATCGCGGGTTAGCGCGGCGTAGAAATACGGCAACGGACGTTGCTGAAGCCGCGACAACTTATCGAGGCCGGTCACAATTGGTGTCCGCAAGACCTCAGATCCGTCCATCCGACGCAAACTACTTCCGGTGAAGTTCGCTGATTTGCGGGCCTCCAGTGGATCATCAAACCAGACCAGATCGGCGAAAGGTCCAGTGGCAGGACGGTGTGAATAACTCATGTGCACCGAGCCGTGCAGGAAGAACAGGCTCGGGTCGCACCAGTGGTCCCAAAATCCATGGACGTCGAATACGGTCTCCGTCGCGCCCTTGCGATCATAGCCTGTGTAAAGCGTCGGCCCCGCCTGCAGGGCAAAATCATCGTAGTTCGTGGTGTAGAGACGTGGAATGCCCGTCGCCTCCAGGCCGGTCAAGAACGCTCCAAATGGATCGACCGAACGTTGCGGGGCTGCGCTCCGTGTCGCGACCTCATCGTAAATCACTTCTGTGAGTTTTCCGACCAGAGCCCTCAGCGCCGCGCTGGTCGTCTTTGAGGTGTCCTTCAGGAACGGGACGAGGATGGGGCGAAACTCGTCGACTGCGCCTGCATTGGGTCGCTGGAGGTAAATGA
This region includes:
- a CDS encoding phospholipase D-like domain-containing protein, which gives rise to MPELLNDRRFDALIGELYPLATQAARIIAHLADSTDAIGRSDRDLAARLGGVSAEHVAIVRRALIENGLATRSSFATRLHSEPSELVALAEHLQGVAAYLRVHKDRDEVRLVLTEPGLKSALRRAIDDAQALPPIVFQTTDAFFNLARGARQELVILSPFLDPQGVALLLELFSLCRPGVRRVLISRPLAESQCGDAFKPRAADFRRLNVSVIEYALPSSLPSGRETFHAKVVLIDDSEFYVGSSNFMGSALERSFECGVFIRGETARQMRSVLLAVRAVGVPVLDY